In Nitrosococcus halophilus Nc 4, the genomic stretch TTTAGATCCATCAACTGCTCATCGTTACAGCCTGATACTGTTACCGACAGGAGACTAAGCAAACCCACAATTCCTGCTGGAGGCTTTAGTTTATCTCTTCTCTTAATATGCTGCGCATTGTTCATTTTCTACCCCGCTTTTGGCCCGTTACTACCTCGCCTTCATCAAAATAACGGTAAGTCTTGGCGGTAATGTTCATTGCCAACTCCCCTGTTTCCTTCTTTCCCCCTTCGATAGAGAAATCATGTAAGGTCACAATACGGGGAAGAGCCGCTACCTTGCTCACGAATTCTCCAAATTGGTGGTAGTCACCAAGGACTCGAATTTGGATAGGTAATTCGGCATAAAAATCTGCTGGGATTTCAGAACTCGGTTTGAATAACTCAAATTCCAACCCGCTTGACAGTCCTGTTTGAGAAACATCAACCAATAGGTCAGCAACCTCCGTCTTACTAGGTAATTGCCGCAGCATGGCCCCGAAGGAAAGTTTCATCTCTTCCATCTGTTTCTCGTAGGCTTCTAAATTGGCTGCCTTTTTCTGCTTAGCTTCAAAAGTGGCTTTCAGTTCTGGCTCCTTATTTTCAAGCTCATCAAGCTGTAGCAGTTTGTCTTTAGTGAAAAACCAATAACCGCCACCTGCCACCGAGGCACAGAGCAAAATAACTGCAATGGCCTTAGCAACAATTGGCCAATCACCCACCTCGCTGAAATCAAGTTCATTGAGTTCTGATAGGTTCATCACAGCGCCCCCGTGTCGTCTTGGCTATTTGCAGATTGCTTATTCTCATGCACACGAAGCGTAAAATTACGCACAGCTCGCTGGTTATCTCCTCTTCTCTCGATGACATCTAATCGAGGATTTTCGAATGCTGGAGAAGCATCTAGATTACGCATAAAGACAGAAACCCGAGCATTTGACTCGGCCACACCGTGTAACATATTGGTATGTCCTTGACGCTTTATGCTCTCCAAATGAATCCCATTGGGAAGAGTTCGAACTATCTCATCAAAAAGATGAACTATCTGGGGGCGACTAGCCTGAAGCTTCTGAATTATTTCCATGCGTGCCAGAAGTTTCTTTTTCTCTTTTTCCAAATTCTTAATTTTATGTATTTGTTTATCTACAATGGCTATCTGATCTTGTAAGTATTGATTGCGCTGAATTTGGTTATCGATTAAGCCATTAATATATGAATTAACATAAAAGACAATGCTAGCCGCTAGAACCGCCCCGAAAGCCAAAACGAGATAAAATTGTTTTTCCCGTTCTTTGCGCTGAGCTTCACGCCAAGGCAATAAATTGATACGAGCCATCAATCAAAACTCCTAAGTGCTAAGCCACAGGAAGTCATCAAAGCTGGAGCATCACTGTACAACGCCTTAGCTTTAACCTGAGATCCCAACGCCATATCAGCAAAAGGATTTGCAATCGAAACGGTAGTACCCGCCATATGCTCAATCAGCTCGTCTACTTCCGGGATAGAAGCACATCCACCTGCCAATACCACATGATCAACGCTGTTATATTGGGTTGAAGAAAAGAAGAATTGAAAGGCACGGCTGACCTGTTGGGCGATGGCCTTTTTGAAAGGCTCTAAGATCTCGGGAACATAATTATCTGGCAATCCTCCTTGACGCTTTGCCAAATTAGCTTCCTCATAGGACAGCCCATATCGCCGTTGTATTTCTTCCGTAAGCTGATTACCACCAAAGATTTGCTCCCGGGTATAGATAATCCTGTAATCATGCAACACATTAATCGTGGTTAAGGTTGCGCCGACATCCACAACAGCAATGGTTTGCCCTTTCCCTCGGCTCGGCATCTGGCTCGCAATCAAAGGAAAAACTTTTTCCATGGCATATGCCTCTACATCCATCACTGCGGGTGTTAAGCCAGCCAGTTCCAATGCGGCTACCCGTGCTTCAACGTTCTCACTGCGGCAAGCGGCAAGCAGCACATCCACTGCTTCGGGATCTTTTTCCGAAGGAGTCAACACCTCAAAATCCAGATTAACCTCCTCCAGGGGATATGGAATATACTGTCCTGCCTCTAACTCGATCTGACTCTCGAGTTCCCGCTCTGAAAGGGTATTTGGAACGGAGATAATCTTGGTAATGACTGCTGAGCCGGCGACTGCAGCCGCCGCTTTTTTAATTCGGGTTCCCGAACGTTTAACCGCCCTTTTTATCGCCTCGCCCAGGGCTTCCACATCCTCAACCTTGTTTTCAACTACAGTGTGAGGTGGCAAAGGCTCAATCGCATAATTTTCTACACAAATGCGTTCTCCCTTTCGGCTAAGTTCAAGCAGCTTAACGGCTGATGAGCTTATATCTATCCCCAATAGAAAAGGGGATTTCCGAGAAAACAAGCTTAATGATTTTTTCCCGAAGTCAAGTGAATTACTAACACGATCCAATGAATTTAGCATAAGTGCACCCGTCGATATTGCCTGCCTTTACCCCAAGACAACCTCTTTACCTCACCTAAGTCCTATGAAGACTTTTGATAATTACAACAACGAGTTGACTGAATAGCTCTGCTTGTGCTGAACTCAGGTGGTAGACCAAGGTCGTAGCTTAAGTTGGATACACGTTTTATACTGTTCCTAACCATGCTCCTTTGATATAAATCACATGTTTGTCCATTAACTTTCATGACATATTTCCCTCGCCTGCTCCGCTGGATGGTGGCTTTGTTGCTTACTGCCACAACAATTGGTATCCTTATTGCCCTAGGGATATACTTCTATCTGGTACCCCAACTACCCTCTACTGAAGCGCTCAAGGATGTTCAGCTTCAGGTTCCTCTACGCGTTTATTCCCAGGAAAGAAAGCTTATTGCCGAATATGGAGAAAAACGCCGCACTCCTTTAACTTTTGAACAATTTCCAGACTTGCTGGTTAAAGCCGTACTAGCCGCAGAAGATGATCGCTTCTATGAGCATCCTGGTGTCGACTATCAAGGTATCCTCCGCGCTGCCTTATATTTGATAAAGACCGGTAAAAAGGGCCAGGGCGGCAGCACTATTACTATGCAAGTTGCCCGCAATTTCTTTTTAAGTAGGGAAAAAACCTACTTACGTAAGCTCAATGAAATTCTGCTAGCTCTACAGATCGAACGAGAGCTTAGTAAACAGGACATCATCGAACTCTATTTAAACAAGATCTATCTAGGCAACCGCGCTTACGGAGTTGCAGCCGCTGCCCAGGTATATTACGGCACGACTCTGGATAAACTTGAATTATCACAACTGGCCATGGTGGCAGGCTTACCCAAAGCTCCCTCCCGTTACAATCCCCTAGCAAACCCGGAGCGAGCCTTACTACGAAGGAACTACGTGCTCCGACGCATGCATGAAGTTGGTTACATAGATGATAAAACCTACCAAAATGCCGTGGCCCAACCGATTACGGCAAAATTCCATGGCTTACCCGTCGAACTAGAGGCCCCTTTTGTGGCAGAAATGGCGCGAAGTCAATTGTTTGAGGAATACGGCCCAGATATTTATACGGCCGGTTATAACGTTTATACGACTATCAAGGCTGAACATCAGGAAGCCGCGACTAACGCCTTACGCTCCGCACTGCTTGCTTATGATCAACGACATGGCTTTCGGGGGACAAAACAGCAGGTTGAGTTACCGGAAGGGGCTGATGAGGCATTTTATCGTCAGGTCCTATCCCAATACAGAATAGCCAACGGCTTAGTGCCTGCCCTGGTGCTTGCTACTGAGGAGCAAACCAGCCAGGTCTACACCAAAACTGATGGTGAAGTTCTCCTTTCTTGGGAGGGCTTATCTTGGGCCCGTCCTTATCTAGGCGTTAACGCCCTAGGGAAAAAACCAAAACAAGCTGCGGATATTCTCCAGGCGGGAGATCTCATTCGACTAGAAGCGCTACCTGAAGGGGGGTGGCGATTAGCGCAAACACCCCAAGTGGAGGGTGCCATTGTCTCCCTTTCCCCTGATAATGGGGGGATCACCGCCCTCAGTGGGGGCTTCGATTTTTATCGAAGCAAATTTAATCGGGCAATTCAATCTCAACGGCAACCCGGATCCAGTTTCAAGCCATTTCTCTATTCCTCTGCCCTAAATAAAGGCTATACCGCTGCCAGCGTTATCAATGATGCACCGATAGTATTAGATGAACCTGGGCTAGAGAATGTCTGGCGGCCAGAGAACTATAGCGGACGTTTTTACGGCCCGACCCGCCTCAGGGTAGCTTTAATCCATTCCAGAAATCTGGTTTCTGTCCGATTACTGCGTGCCATCGGCATTGATTATGCCATCGAATATATCCAACGTTTTGGATTTGAACCGGAACAATTACCCCAGAGCTTATCCCTAGCACTAGGCAGTGGTAGTGCTTCTCCCCTTGAAATGGCCCGTGGCTTTGCCGTCTTCGCCAACGGGGGACATCTCATCAAACCCCATTTGATTGAACGAATTGAGAACGCCAATGGGCAAATCATCTTCCAAGCACGCTCTCCCCAAGTTTGTCAACATTGCGAAGAACTGGAAGCAGAACAAGCCCCTATCCCCAACCTAACATCGCTTCCTCTCCAAGATGCCAAACTTATCAGCCAGCCTCTCCCAGCCCCGCAGGTAATCACCCCTCAAAATGCTTATCTTATCTATAGCATGCTACAAGACGTTATTCGCCACGGCACAGGGAGACGGGCTAAACAACTCGGACGAAATGATCTAGCAGGTAAAACAGGAACCACCAATGATCAACACGATGCTTGGTTTTCAGGTTTTAATTCGGAACTCGTTGCTGTCTGCTGGGTAGGCTTTGATCAACCGAAGTCCTTAGGAAGCTTCGAAACGGGCGCACGGGCAGCACTTCCAATGTGGATAAATTATATGGATGCCGTGCTTGACGGCGAACCAGAAAAACCGCTTATCCCCCCGAAGGGCATCGTTACGGTGCGCATTGATCCTGAAACTGGATTGCTTGCAAGGCCCAATACCCCTAATGCTATTTTTGAGACTTTTCTCGCCGAGCATGCTCCTGTCAAGTACGCCACCTCAAGCCGCCAGAGCGACAGCAGCGCGAAAACAGACACACCTATTACCGAGCAGCTATTTTAAACAAAATAGGATAGCAGGGCTTATGTCTAAAAAAGACCAGCAGATGAGAG encodes the following:
- a CDS encoding penicillin-binding protein 1A — its product is MTYFPRLLRWMVALLLTATTIGILIALGIYFYLVPQLPSTEALKDVQLQVPLRVYSQERKLIAEYGEKRRTPLTFEQFPDLLVKAVLAAEDDRFYEHPGVDYQGILRAALYLIKTGKKGQGGSTITMQVARNFFLSREKTYLRKLNEILLALQIERELSKQDIIELYLNKIYLGNRAYGVAAAAQVYYGTTLDKLELSQLAMVAGLPKAPSRYNPLANPERALLRRNYVLRRMHEVGYIDDKTYQNAVAQPITAKFHGLPVELEAPFVAEMARSQLFEEYGPDIYTAGYNVYTTIKAEHQEAATNALRSALLAYDQRHGFRGTKQQVELPEGADEAFYRQVLSQYRIANGLVPALVLATEEQTSQVYTKTDGEVLLSWEGLSWARPYLGVNALGKKPKQAADILQAGDLIRLEALPEGGWRLAQTPQVEGAIVSLSPDNGGITALSGGFDFYRSKFNRAIQSQRQPGSSFKPFLYSSALNKGYTAASVINDAPIVLDEPGLENVWRPENYSGRFYGPTRLRVALIHSRNLVSVRLLRAIGIDYAIEYIQRFGFEPEQLPQSLSLALGSGSASPLEMARGFAVFANGGHLIKPHLIERIENANGQIIFQARSPQVCQHCEELEAEQAPIPNLTSLPLQDAKLISQPLPAPQVITPQNAYLIYSMLQDVIRHGTGRRAKQLGRNDLAGKTGTTNDQHDAWFSGFNSELVAVCWVGFDQPKSLGSFETGARAALPMWINYMDAVLDGEPEKPLIPPKGIVTVRIDPETGLLARPNTPNAIFETFLAEHAPVKYATSSRQSDSSAKTDTPITEQLF
- a CDS encoding pilus assembly protein PilM produces the protein MLNSLDRVSNSLDFGKKSLSLFSRKSPFLLGIDISSSAVKLLELSRKGERICVENYAIEPLPPHTVVENKVEDVEALGEAIKRAVKRSGTRIKKAAAAVAGSAVITKIISVPNTLSERELESQIELEAGQYIPYPLEEVNLDFEVLTPSEKDPEAVDVLLAACRSENVEARVAALELAGLTPAVMDVEAYAMEKVFPLIASQMPSRGKGQTIAVVDVGATLTTINVLHDYRIIYTREQIFGGNQLTEEIQRRYGLSYEEANLAKRQGGLPDNYVPEILEPFKKAIAQQVSRAFQFFFSSTQYNSVDHVVLAGGCASIPEVDELIEHMAGTTVSIANPFADMALGSQVKAKALYSDAPALMTSCGLALRSFD
- a CDS encoding PilN domain-containing protein, with protein sequence MARINLLPWREAQRKEREKQFYLVLAFGAVLAASIVFYVNSYINGLIDNQIQRNQYLQDQIAIVDKQIHKIKNLEKEKKKLLARMEIIQKLQASRPQIVHLFDEIVRTLPNGIHLESIKRQGHTNMLHGVAESNARVSVFMRNLDASPAFENPRLDVIERRGDNQRAVRNFTLRVHENKQSANSQDDTGAL
- a CDS encoding type 4a pilus biogenesis protein PilO, with the protein product MNLSELNELDFSEVGDWPIVAKAIAVILLCASVAGGGYWFFTKDKLLQLDELENKEPELKATFEAKQKKAANLEAYEKQMEEMKLSFGAMLRQLPSKTEVADLLVDVSQTGLSSGLEFELFKPSSEIPADFYAELPIQIRVLGDYHQFGEFVSKVAALPRIVTLHDFSIEGGKKETGELAMNITAKTYRYFDEGEVVTGQKRGRK